The following proteins are co-located in the Sulfurospirillum deleyianum DSM 6946 genome:
- a CDS encoding DUF1847 domain-containing protein, with product MNQEEEKMLSCADCGTINCHKQESSYPKFCLTTHVDEVMLEESIACYKEEGIDRNIAIASAQIEGKYYGKLTRVEEIMAFARRIDAKKIGIACCVGLVSEAKLFTKILKINGFDPFMVVCKVGSRDKTEIGLKEEEKIRPGTFEPMCNPILQAKYLNKVETELNVIIGLCVGHDSQFMKYAKAPTTYLIVKDRVLGHNPAAALYLSGSYYKRMMTPNEY from the coding sequence ATGAATCAAGAAGAAGAAAAAATGTTAAGTTGTGCTGACTGCGGTACCATTAACTGCCACAAACAGGAGAGTAGCTATCCCAAATTTTGTTTAACCACCCATGTGGATGAAGTGATGCTTGAAGAGTCTATTGCCTGTTATAAAGAGGAGGGAATAGATAGAAATATTGCTATTGCTTCTGCGCAAATTGAAGGAAAATACTACGGAAAACTCACCCGTGTTGAGGAAATTATGGCATTCGCAAGGCGTATTGATGCAAAGAAAATTGGTATTGCTTGTTGTGTAGGCTTGGTGAGTGAAGCCAAACTTTTTACAAAAATTTTAAAAATTAACGGCTTTGATCCTTTTATGGTGGTGTGTAAAGTAGGTTCACGAGACAAAACAGAAATTGGGCTCAAAGAGGAAGAAAAAATTCGCCCAGGAACATTCGAGCCCATGTGCAATCCTATCCTACAAGCCAAATACCTTAATAAAGTTGAAACAGAGCTCAATGTCATTATAGGACTGTGTGTTGGACATGATTCGCAGTTTATGAAATATGCTAAAGCACCGACAACGTATCTGATTGTCAAAGACCGTGTTTTAGGTCACAATCCAGCAGCAGCACTTTACTTAAGTGGTTCGTATTATAAAAGAATGATGACACCAAACGAGTATTAA
- the rseP gene encoding RIP metalloprotease RseP — translation MGTLTSLLVLSFLIFFHELGHFLAARFFGVHVEVFSIGFGKKVFSKVIGKTEYCFSLIPLGGYVQMKGQDDSDPKKTSTDTDSYSIQSPWKRIVILLAGPFANFLLAFFLYLAIGAMGVTKYAPTIGKIVENSAAFEAGLMENDRIVMINGVLIRAWEDVSTLIQKSQEAITIKVERQGAVHTFSILPKISESTTMFGETIQKKMLGIAPNGQTITLTYGVSELPQFAYEQTLKATTLIITGLQKLIEGVVSPKEMGGIISIVKVTSDASDAGLIALFTLTALISVNLGVFNLLPIPALDGGHIVFNAYELVTRKKPSEALFTSLTMAGWALLLSLMTFTIYNDIDRLIHGN, via the coding sequence ATGGGTACACTTACATCTCTTCTCGTCCTCTCTTTTTTGATTTTTTTTCATGAATTAGGACATTTTTTAGCCGCACGTTTTTTTGGGGTACATGTAGAAGTTTTTAGCATTGGGTTTGGAAAAAAAGTCTTCTCTAAAGTCATTGGTAAAACAGAGTATTGTTTCTCGTTAATTCCCCTTGGCGGTTATGTTCAAATGAAAGGTCAAGACGATAGTGACCCGAAAAAAACAAGTACTGATACCGATAGTTATAGCATTCAATCACCGTGGAAGCGCATCGTTATTCTTCTAGCAGGTCCTTTCGCAAATTTCTTATTGGCCTTTTTCTTATACCTAGCGATTGGGGCTATGGGTGTAACCAAATACGCTCCTACCATTGGTAAAATTGTTGAAAACTCAGCAGCTTTTGAAGCAGGATTGATGGAAAATGACCGTATCGTCATGATCAATGGTGTATTGATTCGTGCATGGGAAGATGTGAGTACTTTGATTCAAAAAAGCCAAGAGGCTATTACGATTAAAGTAGAGCGACAAGGTGCGGTGCATACATTCTCTATTCTTCCTAAAATCAGCGAATCAACAACCATGTTTGGTGAAACCATCCAAAAGAAGATGTTAGGCATTGCCCCCAATGGACAGACTATCACCCTCACCTATGGCGTGAGTGAATTACCACAATTTGCTTATGAGCAAACGCTAAAAGCAACAACGCTGATTATCACAGGACTTCAAAAGCTGATAGAAGGTGTTGTCTCTCCTAAAGAGATGGGAGGAATTATTAGTATTGTAAAAGTGACATCGGATGCCAGTGACGCTGGACTCATCGCACTTTTTACCCTGACAGCACTGATTTCTGTCAATTTAGGGGTATTTAACCTTTTACCTATTCCCGCATTAGATGGCGGACATATTGTCTTTAATGCATACGAACTTGTGACACGTAAAAAACCCAGTGAGGCACTCTTTACCTCTTTAACAATGGCAGGATGGGCTTTACTTTTAAGCCTTATGACTTTTACCATTTACAATGATATCGACAGGTTAATCCATGGAAACTAA
- the pgsA gene encoding CDP-diacylglycerol--glycerol-3-phosphate 3-phosphatidyltransferase, whose translation MMNLPNFLASLRIGMAPLMFIFLVNRDSIFFEGLHVSWLDYFAALIFVLASATDFFDGYIARNWNQKTQLGAILDPLADKMLTLAAFLGLMMIDRANPWAIFLILTREFFITGLRVAAVSEGKDIAASMAGKVKTVLQMIAIGFLLMNWPFAELLLWIAVALTLYSGYEYIIGYTKKEVK comes from the coding sequence ATGATGAACCTTCCAAACTTTTTAGCCTCCCTTCGTATTGGGATGGCACCTTTAATGTTTATTTTTCTTGTCAATCGAGATTCGATTTTTTTTGAAGGATTACATGTAAGCTGGTTGGACTATTTTGCGGCGTTGATTTTTGTCCTTGCGAGTGCAACAGACTTTTTTGATGGATACATCGCTCGAAATTGGAACCAAAAGACGCAATTAGGCGCTATCTTAGACCCCCTTGCGGATAAAATGCTCACACTAGCTGCTTTTCTTGGCTTAATGATGATTGATAGAGCCAATCCTTGGGCGATTTTTCTTATTTTAACCCGTGAATTTTTTATCACAGGACTTCGTGTTGCGGCAGTGAGTGAAGGCAAAGATATTGCAGCCAGTATGGCAGGTAAAGTCAAAACGGTTCTTCAGATGATTGCCATTGGTTTTTTACTGATGAATTGGCCATTTGCAGAGCTTCTTTTATGGATTGCAGTGGCACTAACACTCTATTCAGGCTATGAATATATTATTGGATATACCAAAAAAGAGGTCAAATAA
- a CDS encoding Na+/H+ antiporter family protein, translated as MNPVVVAVFLMLALSLLRVNVVIALTLSALIGGLIAGMPLSDTIEAFNKGLGGGATIALSYAMLGAFAVAISHSGITDILARYVIKKMGKEATPAQKTYLKMGLLSAILLIAISSQNLIPVHIAFIPILIPPLLHTMAQLKIDRRMVACIIAFGLTATYMLLPVGFGGIFLNNILMKHIVENGMMVTSAQMPVGMMIPVLGMAVGLLVAVFVSYKKPREYCLKTILATEPETRTLNKTHVVIALMAIVLALSLQLYSDSIIVGSLAGLLMFILGGVVKANQTQDVFTKGVYMMGMIGFIMIAASGFAEVMKATQGVSTLVSSVSHAMGDHKALVALLMLLVGLLITMGIGSSFSTIPIIATIYVPLCVEFGFSPLATIALVGAAAALGDAGSPASDTTLGPTSGLNVDGQHDHIWDTVVPTFIHYNIPLVIFGWIAAMVL; from the coding sequence ATGAATCCTGTTGTTGTTGCTGTTTTTTTAATGTTGGCGCTGAGTTTACTACGTGTTAATGTGGTGATAGCCTTGACATTAAGTGCATTGATAGGCGGTTTGATTGCGGGGATGCCTTTAAGTGACACAATAGAAGCGTTCAATAAAGGATTGGGCGGTGGGGCGACCATTGCGCTGAGTTATGCAATGTTAGGTGCTTTTGCTGTTGCTATTTCACATTCAGGCATTACGGATATTTTAGCACGCTATGTGATTAAAAAAATGGGAAAAGAAGCGACTCCCGCTCAAAAAACGTATCTAAAAATGGGACTTTTAAGTGCGATTTTACTCATTGCCATTAGCTCTCAAAATCTTATTCCCGTGCATATTGCTTTTATCCCAATTTTAATTCCACCTCTTTTACACACAATGGCGCAGCTTAAAATTGATAGACGTATGGTGGCGTGTATTATAGCGTTTGGCTTAACGGCGACATACATGCTACTGCCTGTGGGATTTGGCGGTATCTTCCTCAATAACATTTTAATGAAACATATTGTTGAAAATGGGATGATGGTCACTTCTGCTCAAATGCCTGTGGGGATGATGATTCCTGTATTAGGAATGGCAGTTGGACTTTTGGTGGCGGTGTTTGTGAGTTATAAAAAACCCAGAGAGTATTGTTTAAAAACGATTTTGGCTACGGAACCAGAAACACGTACCTTAAATAAAACGCATGTTGTGATTGCGCTTATGGCGATTGTTTTAGCGCTCTCTTTGCAACTTTACAGCGATTCGATTATCGTAGGGTCACTTGCGGGGCTTTTAATGTTTATTTTAGGAGGCGTTGTCAAAGCCAATCAAACGCAAGATGTCTTTACCAAAGGCGTTTATATGATGGGTATGATAGGGTTTATTATGATTGCGGCGAGTGGATTTGCTGAAGTGATGAAAGCAACACAGGGTGTGAGCACACTGGTTAGTTCTGTCTCTCATGCGATGGGTGATCATAAAGCGTTGGTGGCGTTGTTGATGTTATTGGTAGGACTTTTAATTACGATGGGAATTGGCTCATCGTTTTCGACTATTCCGATTATTGCAACCATTTATGTACCTTTGTGCGTGGAGTTTGGATTTTCTCCTTTAGCAACGATTGCGCTTGTAGGGGCGGCGGCGGCTTTGGGGGATGCAGGTTCTCCCGCATCCGATACAACCTTAGGACCAACATCAGGACTCAATGTGGATGGACAGCATGACCATATTTGGGATACGGTTGTTCCTACGTTTATTCATTACAACATTCCATTGGTTATCTTTGGATGGATTGCGGCGATGGTGCTTTAA
- a CDS encoding MarC family protein — protein MIHLSAFFAIYVKFFFIMTPFFVTTIFLSMTKGIDEGDKKRLAIKVTLAISMTCFIILFFGKYIFELFGITLDAFRIGAGALLFLTAIDLVQKEIKADVTCQTDISKHAVVPLAIPVTVGPGTVGALMVMGAEIDTLNEMLLGSSALLGAIVSIGLLLYLSGHIERLIGRTGLIVLSKVTGLVLAALAAQLIFTGIKNFLL, from the coding sequence ATGATACACCTCTCAGCATTTTTTGCTATTTATGTCAAATTCTTTTTTATTATGACACCTTTTTTTGTCACAACGATTTTTCTCTCCATGACTAAGGGAATTGATGAGGGCGATAAAAAACGGTTGGCGATTAAAGTAACACTGGCTATTTCGATGACGTGTTTTATTATTCTTTTTTTTGGTAAATATATTTTTGAGCTTTTTGGCATTACCCTAGATGCGTTTCGTATTGGTGCGGGTGCGCTTTTGTTTTTAACAGCGATTGATTTGGTTCAAAAAGAGATTAAAGCAGATGTGACGTGTCAAACGGATATTTCAAAACATGCGGTTGTTCCCTTAGCCATTCCTGTAACGGTAGGTCCTGGAACAGTGGGTGCGCTGATGGTTATGGGTGCGGAAATTGACACGCTCAATGAGATGCTTTTAGGCTCAAGCGCACTTTTAGGGGCTATTGTGAGTATTGGTTTACTGTTGTACCTCTCAGGACATATTGAAAGACTCATTGGACGTACAGGACTGATTGTTTTAAGTAAAGTGACAGGTCTTGTTTTAGCCGCACTTGCTGCGCAACTTATCTTTACAGGCATTAAAAACTTTTTACTCTAA
- a CDS encoding dicarboxylate/amino acid:cation symporter: MMAWWKHLALWKKIFIGLCLGLVVGLLFKDVALMLKPVGTLFLNMIKMLIVPLVFVTLVTGITSMEDLTKMRRIGLKTFSIYLVTTAIAVAIGLAFGIIFEPGSGVALANDATVAAKKAPPLIDTLLALIPSNPMDSLVKGDILQIIVFAIFLGVSINLAGEKGKPVAAFFESFSETMFKMTEIVISFAPIGVFGLMAWVSASYGVDVLMSLAKVIACVYVASIVHMAFTMGGAISVFARLNPLKFFKGVASAQTVAFTTTSSSGTLPVTTSNTIHNLGVSKPIASFVLPLGATINMDGTAIYQGICAMFVAQAFGVDLGFADYITIILTATLASIGTAGVPGAGLIMLSLVLASVNLPLEGIAIIAGIDRILDMARTTVNVTGDAMTAVLVAKSEGELDEKIYNQENVE, translated from the coding sequence ATGATGGCATGGTGGAAACACTTAGCGCTTTGGAAGAAGATCTTTATAGGTCTTTGTTTAGGTTTGGTTGTGGGGCTTTTATTTAAGGATGTTGCCTTAATGCTTAAACCTGTGGGGACACTGTTTCTTAATATGATTAAAATGTTGATTGTTCCATTGGTGTTTGTAACGTTGGTAACGGGTATTACATCCATGGAAGATTTGACAAAGATGCGTCGTATTGGTCTTAAAACATTTTCTATCTATTTGGTAACCACAGCGATTGCGGTTGCGATTGGTTTGGCGTTTGGTATTATTTTTGAACCAGGTTCAGGTGTCGCCCTTGCAAATGATGCAACGGTAGCGGCTAAAAAAGCTCCTCCACTCATTGATACGCTTTTAGCGCTGATCCCATCCAATCCAATGGATAGTTTGGTCAAAGGTGATATTTTACAAATTATCGTATTTGCTATCTTTTTGGGTGTTTCGATTAATCTAGCAGGTGAAAAAGGTAAACCTGTTGCGGCATTTTTTGAATCATTTTCAGAGACGATGTTTAAAATGACAGAAATTGTGATCTCCTTTGCACCGATTGGTGTCTTTGGTTTAATGGCATGGGTTTCTGCTTCGTATGGCGTTGATGTGTTAATGAGTCTTGCAAAAGTGATTGCATGTGTGTATGTTGCATCAATCGTTCATATGGCATTTACAATGGGTGGTGCTATCTCTGTTTTTGCACGTTTAAATCCACTTAAGTTTTTCAAAGGGGTTGCGTCTGCACAAACAGTTGCGTTTACAACAACCAGTAGTTCAGGAACCTTGCCTGTGACCACAAGTAACACTATTCACAATTTGGGTGTTTCTAAACCGATTGCGAGTTTTGTATTGCCTTTGGGTGCGACTATCAATATGGACGGAACAGCGATTTATCAAGGTATTTGTGCGATGTTCGTGGCACAAGCGTTTGGTGTTGATTTAGGGTTTGCGGATTATATAACGATTATTTTAACAGCTACGTTAGCCTCTATTGGAACCGCAGGTGTGCCTGGTGCAGGTTTGATTATGCTCTCTTTGGTACTGGCATCTGTTAATCTACCATTAGAAGGTATTGCAATTATTGCGGGAATTGATAGAATCTTAGATATGGCTCGAACGACAGTCAACGTAACAGGTGATGCGATGACCGCAGTCCTTGTTGCGAAAAGTGAAGGCGAGTTGGATGAGAAAATCTACAATCAAGAGAACGTTGAATAA
- a CDS encoding winged helix-turn-helix transcriptional regulator, which translates to MYIVNDKEYKCSVLIVQDIFNDRWKLGIIWHLLEGEKRYKDLFEEVSEITQKTLTVKLRDLEEKKLIKREVFAEIPPKVVYSLTPIGEKLRPVLKEMFDWGIEYVKECGTLTQEGVCEAKRIDKPLRS; encoded by the coding sequence GTGTATATTGTGAACGATAAAGAGTATAAATGCTCTGTTTTAATTGTGCAAGATATTTTCAACGATAGATGGAAATTGGGCATTATTTGGCATTTATTGGAGGGAGAAAAGCGCTATAAAGATTTATTTGAAGAGGTTTCTGAAATTACGCAAAAGACACTGACGGTTAAATTGCGAGATTTGGAAGAAAAAAAGCTCATCAAACGAGAAGTTTTTGCTGAAATTCCACCTAAAGTTGTCTATTCGCTGACGCCCATTGGCGAGAAATTACGTCCTGTGCTTAAAGAGATGTTCGATTGGGGAATCGAGTACGTCAAAGAGTGTGGTACGTTGACACAAGAGGGTGTTTGTGAAGCCAAACGTATCGATAAACCCTTACGATCCTAA
- a CDS encoding diguanylate cyclase, producing MRKLRWCGILGILWLPFSLLGIELLDVEKEYLQHHKSIRVCVDPDWAPFEMMDEHHHYTGIGADLLYLIAKRLDISVEVVPTSDWAESMRASREGKCDIVSFLNQTPLRDAWLLFTKPHFRDPNVFITREEHDFISDLHALKAERIVFPLGTAMEERIRKTYPNLKVMTVHSEAKAFEMVSSKKADIAMRSLIVAAYTIKNEGMFNLKIAGQFPDYINELRIGVIKSEPLLRDILDKAIVTISEDERREIVNKYVSIKAQTVHDYDLIVKLILGFIALGMIFLWRYLELRKYNLELLYLSETDLLTKIYNRMKIEKLLLTLTQEAHQKRTFLCVLLLDIDHFKKVNDTFGHPIGDQVLIQMATLIKISLREGDFLGRWGGEEFLMICPNTSLEEGFKIGERLQECVKKAEFPTQQHHTVSIGVAMLHEEESAYDVIVRADNALYHAKKSGRNNVCVSS from the coding sequence GTGAGAAAGTTACGATGGTGTGGCATATTAGGAATACTCTGGTTACCTTTCTCACTTTTAGGCATTGAGCTTTTGGATGTCGAAAAAGAGTACCTCCAACACCATAAGAGCATTCGGGTGTGTGTTGATCCTGATTGGGCGCCTTTTGAAATGATGGATGAGCACCATCATTACACGGGAATCGGCGCTGATCTTTTATATCTCATCGCAAAGCGCCTTGATATCAGCGTAGAAGTAGTGCCAACAAGCGATTGGGCAGAGAGTATGCGAGCTTCTAGGGAAGGGAAATGTGATATTGTAAGCTTTCTGAATCAAACACCCCTTCGTGATGCATGGCTTTTATTTACAAAACCTCATTTTCGTGATCCTAATGTTTTCATTACACGAGAAGAGCATGATTTTATCTCCGATCTTCATGCTTTAAAAGCAGAGCGCATCGTCTTCCCTTTAGGCACAGCAATGGAAGAGCGCATACGAAAAACATACCCAAATCTTAAGGTTATGACCGTTCACTCAGAAGCCAAAGCTTTTGAGATGGTCTCATCAAAAAAAGCAGATATTGCGATGCGTTCTTTAATTGTGGCTGCGTATACGATTAAAAATGAAGGGATGTTTAATCTCAAAATTGCAGGACAATTTCCTGATTATATCAATGAATTACGAATCGGTGTTATCAAGAGTGAACCTCTTTTACGCGATATTTTAGATAAAGCGATTGTAACAATCAGTGAAGATGAGCGCAGAGAAATTGTCAATAAATATGTTTCGATTAAAGCTCAAACCGTCCATGATTATGATTTGATTGTTAAATTGATTTTAGGATTTATAGCGCTTGGTATGATTTTTTTATGGCGTTATCTTGAGCTTAGAAAATACAATTTAGAGTTACTTTATCTCTCCGAAACAGACCTATTGACAAAAATTTACAATCGTATGAAAATCGAAAAGCTTTTACTGACTTTAACACAAGAAGCGCATCAAAAACGAACATTCCTTTGTGTTTTACTGTTGGATATTGACCATTTTAAAAAGGTCAATGATACCTTTGGACATCCCATAGGAGATCAGGTATTGATTCAAATGGCAACACTCATAAAGATATCACTCAGAGAAGGAGATTTTCTTGGGCGTTGGGGTGGTGAAGAATTTTTAATGATTTGTCCAAACACTTCACTAGAAGAGGGGTTTAAGATTGGTGAGCGTCTTCAAGAGTGCGTGAAAAAAGCAGAGTTTCCTACACAACAACACCACACCGTAAGCATTGGTGTTGCGATGTTACATGAAGAAGAGAGTGCGTATGATGTGATTGTTCGAGCTGATAATGCTCTGTATCATGCTAAAAAAAGTGGTAGAAATAACGTTTGTGTCTCTTCGTAA
- a CDS encoding phosphoketolase family protein, producing the protein MQKHYLDAHELAQLDAYWRASNYISVGQIYLLDNPLLKKSLSLHDVKPRLLGHWGTTPGLNFIYTHMNRLINHDDLNMFFIAGPGHGGPSVVAQTYLEGVYSEVYPKITQDEVGLQMLFKQFSFPGGIPSHAAPQTPGSIHEGGELGYALSHAYGAVFDNKDVIACCVVGDGEAETGPLATSWHSNKFLNPKTDGVVLPILHLNGYKIASPTILSRISHEELEALFRGYGYEPFFVEGDEPEAMHSKMAEVLDVIVKRIQTIWHEARVLNKEERPRWPMLILRTPKGWSGPKEVDGLKSEGHCRSHQVPFATFGSSPEHLTLLERWLKSYKPEELFDEKGRLFSHIASFAPKGEKRMGANPHTNGGALLKPLVLPDFKAYAVDVPSPAGGLAESTRVLGNYLRDVMAQNRQNFRVFGPDETASNRLNALFEVTNRTWMAQKDSFDEHLSADGRVMEILSEHTCQGWLEGYLLTGRHGFFSCYEAFIHIVDSMFNQHAKWLKVTSREIPWRKPIASLNYLLTSHVWRQDHNGFSHQDPGFIDVVVNKKAHIINVYFPPDANTLLWVGDWCLKSKNSINVIVAGKQPEVQWLSMPDAIAHCEQGMGIWEWASDRGEPDVILACCGDVPTLETLAAVRLLRELVPSVKIRVVNVVDLMALQPHSEHPHGWSDEAYNALFPKDVPTIFAYHGYPWLIHRLAYKRAHHEHLHVRGYKEEGTTTTPFDMVVLNDTDRFHLVMDVMHRVSKMKPYEEEICQKMTEKLAEHKAYIERYGIDMPEILEWRWK; encoded by the coding sequence ATGCAAAAGCATTATCTGGATGCGCACGAATTAGCGCAATTAGATGCCTATTGGCGAGCGTCAAATTATATTAGTGTGGGTCAGATTTACCTGCTAGACAATCCTCTGCTTAAAAAATCTCTGAGCCTTCATGATGTCAAACCTAGACTCTTAGGGCATTGGGGAACGACTCCGGGGCTTAATTTTATTTATACTCATATGAATCGTTTGATTAATCATGATGACTTAAACATGTTTTTTATCGCAGGCCCTGGGCACGGTGGACCTTCTGTCGTGGCACAAACCTATTTGGAAGGCGTATACAGCGAGGTTTATCCTAAGATTACGCAAGATGAAGTAGGGCTTCAAATGTTGTTTAAACAGTTTTCGTTCCCAGGAGGCATTCCTAGCCATGCCGCACCTCAAACGCCTGGTTCCATTCACGAGGGAGGAGAACTTGGGTACGCACTCTCTCATGCGTATGGAGCAGTGTTTGATAACAAAGATGTGATAGCGTGTTGTGTGGTGGGGGATGGCGAAGCTGAGACGGGTCCACTTGCGACATCATGGCACTCCAATAAATTTTTAAATCCTAAAACAGATGGTGTTGTTTTACCCATTTTGCATCTAAATGGCTATAAAATCGCCAGTCCAACGATTCTTTCTCGCATTTCGCATGAGGAGTTAGAAGCGCTTTTTCGTGGTTATGGGTATGAGCCTTTTTTTGTGGAGGGCGATGAACCAGAGGCAATGCATTCTAAAATGGCAGAAGTTTTGGATGTGATAGTCAAACGTATTCAAACCATTTGGCATGAGGCTCGAGTGTTAAACAAAGAGGAACGTCCACGTTGGCCGATGCTCATTTTACGAACGCCTAAGGGGTGGAGCGGTCCTAAAGAAGTGGATGGGCTAAAGAGTGAGGGGCATTGTAGGTCGCATCAAGTGCCATTTGCTACGTTTGGGAGTAGCCCAGAACATTTAACTCTTTTAGAGAGATGGCTTAAAAGTTATAAACCCGAAGAGCTTTTTGATGAAAAAGGCAGACTCTTTTCACACATTGCTTCTTTTGCGCCTAAGGGTGAAAAACGCATGGGCGCAAATCCTCATACAAATGGAGGAGCGTTGTTAAAACCTTTAGTTTTGCCTGATTTTAAAGCGTATGCGGTAGATGTTCCTAGTCCCGCTGGAGGGCTGGCAGAATCCACCCGTGTTTTAGGTAACTACTTGCGGGATGTGATGGCTCAAAACAGGCAGAATTTTCGTGTCTTTGGCCCTGATGAAACCGCTTCAAATCGCCTAAACGCACTTTTTGAAGTGACCAATCGTACATGGATGGCGCAAAAAGATAGTTTTGATGAGCACTTAAGTGCGGATGGACGGGTGATGGAAATTCTCTCAGAGCATACCTGTCAAGGGTGGCTTGAGGGGTATTTACTCACAGGTCGTCATGGCTTTTTCTCTTGCTATGAGGCGTTTATTCATATCGTTGATTCGATGTTTAATCAACACGCCAAATGGCTTAAAGTCACCAGTCGTGAAATCCCATGGCGAAAGCCTATCGCTTCTTTAAACTACCTTTTAACCTCGCATGTCTGGCGACAAGACCACAATGGGTTTTCGCATCAAGACCCTGGATTTATTGATGTGGTGGTCAATAAAAAAGCACACATTATCAATGTCTATTTTCCACCCGATGCTAACACGCTTTTATGGGTGGGAGATTGGTGTTTAAAAAGCAAGAACTCCATTAATGTCATTGTGGCGGGAAAACAGCCTGAAGTGCAGTGGCTTAGTATGCCTGATGCCATAGCGCATTGCGAACAGGGGATGGGCATTTGGGAGTGGGCGAGTGATAGAGGTGAGCCTGATGTCATTTTGGCATGTTGTGGTGATGTTCCAACCCTTGAAACGTTAGCCGCAGTGCGTCTTTTAAGAGAGCTGGTTCCTAGCGTGAAGATTCGAGTGGTAAATGTGGTGGATTTAATGGCGTTACAACCTCACAGTGAGCATCCGCATGGATGGAGTGATGAAGCCTACAATGCGCTTTTTCCTAAAGATGTTCCGACCATTTTTGCCTATCATGGCTATCCGTGGTTGATTCACCGTTTGGCATACAAACGAGCGCACCATGAGCATTTACATGTAAGAGGTTATAAGGAAGAGGGCACTACCACAACTCCTTTTGATATGGTAGTTTTAAACGACACCGATCGGTTTCATTTGGTGATGGATGTGATGCATCGTGTCTCTAAAATGAAACCTTATGAAGAGGAAATATGCCAAAAGATGACTGAAAAATTGGCGGAGCATAAGGCGTATATTGAAAGATATGGGATTGATATGCCTGAAATTTTAGAGTGGCGATGGAAATGA
- a CDS encoding YggS family pyridoxal phosphate-dependent enzyme, with translation METNSFERTFDAILNRIEKARLGVSGHHIVKIVAASKSATPQMIEAMYEIGQRSFGENKIQDMSDKVHALSHLPLEWHFIGRLQTNKINQLIDLDPFLMHSLSSLELAQEIDKRLHVKSKTMSALLQINSAYEEQKAGVLSEEALEIYEQISLTCKHIQLKGVMSIGAHSEDTKAIQKSFEATHKLFESLQNKGAKYCSMGMSNDFELAIACGSNMVRLGSLLFK, from the coding sequence ATGGAAACTAACTCTTTTGAAAGAACCTTTGATGCGATTTTAAATCGCATTGAAAAAGCACGTTTGGGTGTCAGTGGTCATCACATCGTCAAAATTGTTGCCGCCAGTAAAAGCGCAACACCGCAGATGATTGAAGCCATGTATGAGATTGGGCAACGTAGTTTTGGTGAAAATAAAATTCAAGATATGAGCGATAAAGTCCATGCACTCTCGCATCTTCCTTTAGAGTGGCATTTTATTGGGCGCTTACAAACCAATAAAATCAATCAACTCATTGATTTAGACCCTTTTTTAATGCACTCACTCAGTTCTTTAGAACTGGCACAAGAGATCGATAAACGTTTACATGTAAAAAGTAAAACGATGTCTGCGCTTTTACAAATCAACAGTGCTTACGAAGAGCAAAAAGCGGGTGTGCTTTCTGAGGAAGCGTTGGAGATTTATGAGCAAATTAGCCTTACATGTAAACACATTCAGCTTAAAGGTGTCATGAGTATTGGTGCGCACAGTGAGGATACAAAGGCTATTCAAAAAAGCTTTGAAGCCACCCATAAACTCTTTGAATCTTTGCAAAACAAAGGGGCGAAATACTGTTCCATGGGTATGAGTAATGATTTTGAACTGGCGATTGCGTGTGGATCAAATATGGTTCGATTGGGAAGTCTGTTATTTAAATAA